DNA from Debaryomyces hansenii CBS767 chromosome A complete sequence:
TAAAATTACGATCGATCGAACCCAATCTTGGGTCGTTTAACCCGGCTTCTCTTGGCTTCTTTGTACTTTGGTCAATAGTCTCTGGGTATTCGATTTTAGCAACAGAAATTGCACGAACCTCTTCTGGAGACAACAAACCAAATTGAACTTCCTTCACCGAACGGAGAGGCGCACTGGAATATGGAAATTGTCGACTCATTGTTTTATCACTATGATTATTATGAAATACACGTTAATAAAactatttctttttttttatagatgtttttttattttttttccaaaattaaACAAGCAGATATATCGACTATTACTGGCACTAAACTTCAATGAAAATTTGTCTCTCGTAATAAATATctgtaataaataaattaaaaattaatttaagAACTCAATTAAATTAGTAGTTTCCTTGTTGAACCTTTTTTTCCTATAATAGTACCTTTATTATAGTTTACGcaatcaaataaatgagTGCCTTTGAATTATCTATGACTTTATACAGATTAATTAGTATATGCAAATTGGAAGTGGTTTTCGTGAATATACCCTAATATCAAACAAACGctatttgaattaatcgGACAAATAACAAGCTGTGTATTCAGGCTTCTATGGATAATATAGAATGGAGGTTGGATAGATAATTAGGTTGGCAAGATGGTAAGTTAATCTATGGAAAACACAACCTTGTTTAGTTTTGCTTATTATTACAACACTAATTTTCATGTTCGACTGGAAGTGGCGACGAAAAATTACCCCGGTCTCATTTTTACACGAGCATATACTTAAAAGAAAAACATGCGCGTAATTACTGGTACTAAGTTAAAGAGCTCTATTACGTCTATTTAAGAGAAGAACTTGGACATAGCTTTCTTTTGTTTATCACGACGAGCCTTAATGGTGGTCTTAACGTCTTGTAAACCCTTTATGATAGCGCCATCTTCAGGAGATAATTGTAAGGCTTCCTCTAAAGATTTTTGTGCCGATTCTTCGTCCTTCGCAAGTAAATAGCCCATACCCTTACGGTACAAGGCCTTAGTTTTGGATTTATCGTCAATGGCTTCAACTTCTAAGGCGTTCGATGCGGCGTTGATAGTTTTCTTGCCGtccttcaattttaaaGCGACCAAAGCAGCATTCAAGTAACATGACAACTTTAAGGCGTGCAATTTAGACAAGTTTTCTTCGGACAAGTCTTCAGGGAAGTAATCGTTCAAAAAGCCCGAAGCCTTGTTGTACTTCTCGTATGCAGCTGCGACATTTCCGTCCTTCAATTGTTTGGTACCAATGTCCTTCAAAGTGGTAACGGCCTTAAAAACGGATTCTGGGTCGTTGACATTAATATTGTCATCATCTGCCATAACTTCTTCGTAGATGTCACCAGTGCCGTCATCAACACTTGTCGGAACTGGCACATAGTCGGATGGCAATTCACCACAGTCAGAGATTATCCAATCTTCGACAGGCTTATCGTTTTCGCCCTTGTCGCATCTTTCAAGCTGACGCACAATAGACTTTCCTTGAATCACTTCACCAAATACCACATGCTTACCGTTCAAATGAGGAGTTGGCACGGTtgtaatgaaaaattgagaCCCGTTTGTATTTGCGCCCGCATTGGCCATAGATAACAAGAATGGCTTGTCATGGGTCAATTGGAAGttctcatcttcaaatttctcTCCGTAGATTGATTCACCCCCAATTCCTGATCCGTGGGTGAAATCACCACCTTGGCACataaaatctttaataatacGGTGGAAAATAGATCCTTTATAATGGAGTTGTTTCCCTGAGCTCTCTGATGCTCCCTTTTCTCCAGTACATAATGCTCTGAAATTCTCAGCCGTCTTTGGAACTACATCgttatataattcaaatacaacACGTCCTTTGGGCTTTCCGTCAGCggaaatatcaaaaaataCCTTGGGGCGATTCAATTTGTCACTCAttgtaaattatttaacCTTTTTTTAAAGTGAAATCGGTGTCGATAAAAATGGGtgtaaatatattctaataTCAACCACTCTCAATTTCTAGAAAGCTATAGAAATTTACCTGCATATAATGACTAAAGGGAACCAGGTCTTGCAACTTGAATTGACAGATCTGGTACCATCGAATATCTATGATAGTTATGTATCAAGTGTATTAGACTATAATGAATACATTTCGAACGATTAAGAACATTCAACTAttttttagaattttttAAGTGgtttcttgaatattttaacaatttttttaaatatataccATTTTTACAGAATTTTTCGATTTCTGCTAGGATTAATGATatacatttaataaaaGCGAATTTAACTAAAAAATGAATCACTTATTACAAGGAGATTATGAGATTATAACAAAAGCGGATACGATGATAGAAATATCGAAACTAATGTGGACAGTGGGCCATATTATTCAAGCtatataatattagaaatgaAGTACTGTagcaattattgaattgatttgTAAAAAGGTTTAGAAATAGATTAGCGAATTATTTTGCTGCATTTCTCACTGGATTGAAATATGCATGCGCCATTGCCTCCTTCGCCGTTAATCTTTCTTGATGATCATatcttaataatttatcgaTGAAATCAAGGAATTCCTCCGAAACAAGATGCTGGTTATTCTCGTTTATGAATCTCTTCCAAGGTCTTCTATTATAATATCCCAAGTCTTCATAGTCATCACTCAAGGTTAAATTATAGGTTTGTAAATATCTGTTGAGATCGTCAGATCCCAAAACTCTAACAATCTGTACCAATTGATCTGTGTTGGAATTACCGTGGAAAAATGGCTCTTTTTTAAATACCATTGATGCTAACATGCAACCGTAAGACCATAAATCTAAAGAATAGTCGTATAACCTGAAATCTACCAATAATTCTGGacctttgaaatatcttgatGCAACTCTAACGTTGTATTCTGTTCCCGGATGGTAGTATTCTGCCAATCCCCAATCAATTAACCTCAAAACTTTCTTATCATGATCGATCATAACATTGTGTGGTTTGACATCTCTGTGCATTATACCCATTGAATGAGAATAATCCAAAGCTTTCAACAATTCGTA
Protein-coding regions in this window:
- a CDS encoding DEHA2A13640p (similar to uniprot|P53691 Saccharomyces cerevisiae YLR216C CPR6 Peptidyl-prolyl cis-trans isomerase), which codes for MSDKLNRPKVFFDISADGKPKGRVVFELYNDVVPKTAENFRALCTGEKGASESSGKQLHYKGSIFHRIIKDFMCQGGDFTHGSGIGGESIYGEKFEDENFQLTHDKPFLLSMANAGANTNGSQFFITTVPTPHLNGKHVVFGEVIQGKSIVRQLERCDKGENDKPVEDWIISDCGELPSDYVPVPTSVDDGTGDIYEEVMADDDNINVNDPESVFKAVTTLKDIGTKQLKDGNVAAAYEKYNKASGFLNDYFPEDLSEENLSKLHALKLSCYLNAALVALKLKDGKKTINAASNALEVEAIDDKSKTKALYRKGMGYLLAKDEESAQKSLEEALQLSPEDGAIIKGLQDVKTTIKARRDKQKKAMSKFFS
- a CDS encoding DEHA2A13662p (similar to uniprot|P15790 Saccharomyces cerevisiae YIL035C CKA1 alpha subunit of protein kinase CK2 or uniprot|P19454 Saccharomyces cerevisiae YOR061W CKA2 alpha subunit of casein kinase II), with the translated sequence MTSNSVNTSISKVYADVLASKPQSYWDYENVNIKWNSQENYEIIKKLGRGKYSEVFLGIDLTKGDKCVIKVLKPVKRKKIKREISILKNLVTGPNVIGLLDIVREPQSKTPALIFENVNNLDFRTLYPTFTDYDIRFYMYELLKALDYSHSMGIMHRDVKPHNVMIDHDKKVLRLIDWGLAEYYHPGTEYNVRVASRYFKGPELLVDFRLYDYSLDLWSYGCMLASMVFKKEPFFHGNSNTDQLVQIVRVLGSDDLNRYLQTYNLTLSDDYEDLGYYNRRPWKRFINENNQHLVSEEFLDFIDKLLRYDHQERLTAKEAMAHAYFNPVRNAAK